The DNA region TGTAATTCGTTTTCTGTTGTAAGATTGTTTTGAGGAATTGAGTATATGCGAGAACATGATATATGAGAAGAAATACACTCTTAGCTGTCATTCCCAATATAGAAATTTACGATGTTCTTTTGTCCCTCTGGTTAAAACAGTTCAGTTTCTCAAAAAAGTAGTCTCTTTTTTATAATACATCCTCCATTTTTTTTCATCAAACAGAAACTTGTTTTGTGCAACAAATATTAAGAAACTATAAGGTAAAAAGGGTCAGCCCAATGCACGAAAAATCTCGCATTCACGTAGGGTCCGGAGAACAACCTCACCCTAAGCGGTATGAGGTAGACAACTTACCCTAATGCAATGATTGAATATTTGACACGTTGGAAGTGAATGACTTTGTTGAACAACCAACCAAAAGCTTCCATTATGAATccaggaaaaaaagaaaaaggaacatTGAATATTAGTAGGAGATTTTACCCAATGGTTTACATTGAATACAAGCACAGCCTGATGAATATCTTAGGATTCCTCCTATAGCCTCAAACGAGCCATTTTTGTGTCTTATATGGAAACAGATTAGTATGTTGTGCTCAGGGTCTTTAAAGGAACGTTCGGGTACAGCTGCTTTATCTCTTGTATCGTTGGCTCGGGACAATGAACGATATGGGAAGTTGATCATAGAGGAAAGTGGCCGGGGTTGGACCAttattgaagttggtaaagaaGGAACAATGGAGGGTCAAGAAAATGCCTCAAGGGCAATTGGCCTTCTTTTAACGTGATCCAGAAAGCGCCGAACACATCGTAAAagctggtgttttgttcagtgTTTGAGAAAATCCTCAAAGAAGGGAGCATGAAGGTTCAAATTATGGTGGCTTGGGCTATATCAGAACTGGCTTCACATCATCCTAAATGTCAAGATCAATTTGCTCAAACTAATACTATCAGGTTATTAGTTAGTCATCTTGCCTTGCGAAACCATCCAAGAACATAGTGAGTATGCTAATGCTAGCAAACAGAAAATCTCAGTCACTCGGCTGGGAAGGCCACATCCAGCTCTAACACTGCTAGTGAAAACAGTGACGCAGAACTTAGGTGGTGAGTTTGAAGATGATGAGAAAAGAATACAGTGTAAAGTGGAGTGTGTATAAGATTAGCCTTGCTGTATAGGCAAAACACTAACCTTGTCTAATCGACAGAACATATCGTTCATTGTTGTAGTTGTGCTTTTACAGTTTACTCTCTGATTAGCATAGATTCAGAGATAACATTTCATCTGTGCAAGACTTGTAGTACTTTATCTTTCCCTTCATGTTAGTAGGGGAAGAGAGCTGTTAGAAGCTTCTTTTTTCAAGTTCCATGGTTCTTATTTGTCAGCCATAAGGATTATAAATGATTTGATTTGTCGAATGTTATTATCATATTATGCATTATGAAACAAAAATGCATATACTTTTCCTGGTTTAGGTGGGGCTCTATGAAGCCAATGTAActggttttttctttttctttttttcttctaagtTGATACAGATGATTGATGAAGACAAAAGATACATACCTTATAGAACTTGACAAAAGATCCAGATGAAAAAGCAAGCTGACAGGAATAGAAAGAGTAGAATCAAGAAGAAATAACCGACTAATGGAAAGAAATTCTCCTCTTTAACTTGCTCTACGTGAAAGCAAACATTGAGGAATGTTGATTCTCTCAGACAAGTGAAATGTTACTTGTTTTATTGCATTATTATTGCAATATCACTGGAGATCTTTAATTATCAAATTCGCTTGTCAAAGTCCATTCCATACTAAAACAAAATAATTTGCCAGTCTAGCATACAAATCTTCAAAGCAACGGGGTGTTCGCAAATCACAACCACCATTCCACATTACACTTAATTAGACGCCCACATACATGGTCTTACGACTTTGCAAAGACCTGTCTTTAAGGTAAACAGTTGCCCGGGCCTGGTCACCGCAACCCCGGGGTGAAGAGGCACCCCTTCTCCCAAAGTTACAGGGCTATTTTGTTGAGTTCTTTAGAGAGTTGTCTCGCACCCCTAGATACTCTCTACCTAAACCAAACTAAACCATCTAGAGAGTTGTCTTGCACCCCTAGATACTCTCTACCTAAACCAAACTAAACCAATCATATCAACTGTTGATGTAGTCAAATTTAGACTCATTCACAGAACCGGTCAATTACCAGCAGTTTCTCATAAATTTACAAAGAACCAAGGTCCCAAAGAACACTGTCCAAAGAACCAATCTCAAAATACATGCTGCCTGATGAAAAGaaacaatcacaagcaataaATAAAAGCTCATTTCCATCCATAACCATATATTATGAACAAAAACATAAAAGCAGCATATGTAAAATGTAAATGGAAGGGCAATAAAagctacaacaataacaacccactGGAATCCCACTAGTGGAGTCGATTCCACTAGCGGAGTCGATTCCATTAGTGGAGTCTTGGAAGGCAGTGTGTAGAACTTatgatagagaggctgtttccaatggAAACTCGgctcaagaaagatgaaaaaacaaTAGAAACAAGCAATATCAACAAAGAGGGCCAGAAAGATAGTAACAATTATTACTGAGCCAGAAAATAGATGGAaggaaacagaggcaaaaacagAAACAAcagcaaaatactacaaaaccGTAAAGCTAGCAGCTGATAATTGATCAATCTTCCAAACATGTATGTATATACATGTACAGAAAATGCACATTTCCAAAAGCTTCAAGCTGAAACACTAGTCCATAACCAATACTACACTAATCCTAATAGGCAATAATCAAGCAGAGGGAACCATAACCATATCCTAATAATAGTTCAAGAAACTAAAAGGTGACCATATGCAATACGATCATTCAAAAAAACATTAAATGGTTCATCCCTTTTAACACTTCAAAATGAcattaacaaaaaaaaagtacTAGAAAGCATAGGAAAAAGGAGTGCAAAATGTGAATATACACATTTACCCTCTCAGTTCTACAGAGCTTCAACGACCACTGCTGTTAGGGCATTCACGTGCAAAATGCCCTTCTTCCCCGCACTTGAAACAGCCACCACCACCTCCTCCGCCACTACCACCATATCTCCCACCTCCACCACCATATCCACCGCCGCCGCTGCCATATCCGCCGCCTCCACTATCATaaccgccgccgccgccgccctGAGTACATTCCCTCGCAAAATTCCCTTCttctccacacttataacacccgcTTCCACCACCGCCGCCGCTGCCATATCCGCCGCCTCCACTATCATaaccgccgccgccgccgccctGAGTACATTCCCTCGCAAAATTCCCTTCttctccacacttataacacccgcTTCCACCACCGCCGCCGCTGCCATATCCGCCGCCTCCACCATACCTACTACCACCACCGCCGCCGTATCCACCGTCACCTCCATACCGACCACCTCCGTAACCAGCATCACCTCCACCATATCTACCACCTCCACCGCTGCCATATCCACCTCCACCACCATATCGACCCCCGCTGCCGCCTCCACCGCTTCCGCCACGGCCACCACCTTGAACAGGCGCACCATCCGGTCCAGTAACATTAACAGCCTTAGTACGGCCATCATCACCAGACTCAACTTCAAACTCAACAACTTCACCTTCAGCTAAGCTACGAAAGCCTTCAGATCTGATACGAGATTGATGAACAAACAGATCTTCACCGCCGTCATCAGGAGTAATGAAACCGAAACCCTTTTGATCATTGAACcatgatgtttggcatatttcgatatgtgttgatgttactttacccatgtcttaaccgcttcttgatgttatttgatttttaaaatgtccaacatgatttaattattggttttatgactaattgagttgtgtgtggtgaattagggtatttggagtgcaaaaatatgaagaaaaggtgctctaggtagaggaagagagattggatgcgtcgcatccaatctagaaaaagatcagttcgcgcacccttagcagtgaagtcagcccatagcatccgccatagcatccgcacctgggcaaagctgagatggagg from Nicotiana tabacum cultivar K326 chromosome 24, ASM71507v2, whole genome shotgun sequence includes:
- the LOC142178549 gene encoding cold shock domain-containing protein 4-like; translated protein: MGKVTSTHIEICQTSWFNDQKGFGFITPDDGGEDLFVHQSRIRSEGFRSLAEGEVVEFEVESGDDGRTKAVNVTGPDGAPVQGGGRGGSGGGGSGGRYGGGGGYGSGGGGRYGGGDAGYGGGRYGGDGGYGGGGGSRYGGGGGYGSGGGGGSGCYKCGEEGNFARECTQGGGGGGYDSGGGGYGSGGGGGSGCYKCGEEGNFARECTQGGGGGGYDSGGGGYGSGGGGYGGGGGRYGGSGGGGGGGCFKCGEEGHFARECPNSSGR